In Nostocoides sp. HKS02, the DNA window ACGACGACGTTCGTCGTGCGGCCCAAGAACTCGTATCATTGATGCGATCCCATTGACGACAGAAGTGAGTACCCCCGTGTCTGGAACCGTCGCGAACCCGATCGGCATCACCAACCCGCCGATCGACGACCTGCTCACCAAGGCTGACTCGAAGTACGCCCTGGTCATCTACTCGGCCAAGCGCGCGCGCCAGATCAATGCGTACTACAGCCAGCTCCAGGAGGGCCTGCTCGAGTACGTCGGCCCGCTGGTGGACTCCCAGGTCCACGAGAAGCCCATGTCGATCGCGCTGCGCGAGATCAACCAGGGGCTGCTCACCTCCGAGCCCATCGAGAGCTGACCCCACCCCGTGCCCTCACAGCCGGGCAGCGACAGGACACCGCCGCGACCGCCGACCGCGCGCACCGCGCGCATCGTGCTCGGCGTCGGCGGCGGCATCGCGGCCTACAAGGCCTGCTCGCTGCTGCGCCTGTTCACCGAGGCCGGGCACGACGTCACCGTCGTCCCGACGGCGTCGGCCCTGCGCTTCGTCGGGGCCCCCACGTGGGAGGCGCTGTCCGGCAAGCCGGTCCACACCGACGTGTGGAGCGACGTCCCGCAGGTGCCGCACGTGCGCCTCGGCCAGAGCGCCGACCTGGTCGTGGTCGCGCCTGCCACGGCCGACCTGCTCGCCAAGGCGGCCCACGGGCTCGCCGATGACCTACTGACGAACGTCCTGCTCACCGCACGCTGCCCCGTGGTCATGGCTCCCGCCATGCACACCGAGATGTGGGACCACGCCGCCACCCAGGCCAACGTCTCGACGCTCACCGAGCGGGGCGTGCACATCATCCCGCCGGCATCGGGGCGGCTGACCGGCGCCGACACCGGTCCCGGCCGGCTGCCCGACCCCGACGACCTGTACGCCGTGTGCGCCCGGATCCTCGCCCACGGCACCGCCGCGGTCGACCACGCCGTCCGGCAGGACGGCATACCCGGGGACCACCCCACGGGCCCCCTGCGGGGCCGCACCGTCGTGGTCACGGCCGGAGGCACCCGTGAGCCGCTCGACCCGGTGCGGTTCCTGGGCAACCGCAGCTCGGGCAAGCAGGGGTATGCCGTGGCCCGCATCGCCGCGCGGCGCGGGGCCGACGTCGTCCTCATCAGCGCGAACACCGAGCTGACGGCCCCGCCCGGTGTCGTCGTCGTGCCGGTGCAGACCGCGCTCGACCTCCAGGAGGCGGTCGAGAAGGCCGCGACCGACGCGGACGTCGTCGTCATGGCCGCCGCCGTGGCGGACTTCCGACCGGCGCACTACCTCGACGCCAAGATCAAGAAGTCCCACGACCCGGCCGACCCGGACGCCGCCCCGACGATCGCGCTGGTCCGCAACCCCGACATCCTCGCCCGGCTCGTCGAGTCGCGCGGTGAGGAGGCGAACCCGGTCATCGTGGGTTTCGCCGCCGAGACCGGCGACGACCAGGGCAGCGTGCTCGACCACGGCCGCGACAAGCTCGCCCGCAAGGGCTGTGACCTGCTCGTGGTCAACGAGGTCGGTGCGGACAAGACCTTCGGTCAGGACGTCAACACGGTCCACATCCTGCGCCAGGGCTCGAGCCACGTGGTCGACGCAGGGCCCGCCACCAAGGACGAGATCGCTGCCGCAGTGTGGGACGCCGTGCAGGAGATCCTCTGACCATCGCTAAACTCACGGGGTCCGTGTCGGTCTTCGTGGATCACCAGGGCGCATGCCCGCCGTCAGTCCGTTGCAGTTGAAGGAGAGTCCGTGTCCGCACGTCTGTTCACCTCCGAGTCGGTCACCGAAGGCCACCCGGACAAGATCTGTGACCAGATCTCCGACTCCATCC includes these proteins:
- the rpoZ gene encoding DNA-directed RNA polymerase subunit omega, giving the protein MSGTVANPIGITNPPIDDLLTKADSKYALVIYSAKRARQINAYYSQLQEGLLEYVGPLVDSQVHEKPMSIALREINQGLLTSEPIES
- the coaBC gene encoding bifunctional phosphopantothenoylcysteine decarboxylase/phosphopantothenate--cysteine ligase CoaBC, which produces MPSQPGSDRTPPRPPTARTARIVLGVGGGIAAYKACSLLRLFTEAGHDVTVVPTASALRFVGAPTWEALSGKPVHTDVWSDVPQVPHVRLGQSADLVVVAPATADLLAKAAHGLADDLLTNVLLTARCPVVMAPAMHTEMWDHAATQANVSTLTERGVHIIPPASGRLTGADTGPGRLPDPDDLYAVCARILAHGTAAVDHAVRQDGIPGDHPTGPLRGRTVVVTAGGTREPLDPVRFLGNRSSGKQGYAVARIAARRGADVVLISANTELTAPPGVVVVPVQTALDLQEAVEKAATDADVVVMAAAVADFRPAHYLDAKIKKSHDPADPDAAPTIALVRNPDILARLVESRGEEANPVIVGFAAETGDDQGSVLDHGRDKLARKGCDLLVVNEVGADKTFGQDVNTVHILRQGSSHVVDAGPATKDEIAAAVWDAVQEIL